GGGCGCGAATACGCTGAACCCGCCCCAAGGGCTGCAACCTGAAAACGGCTGTTTGAATGCTGGGGCGCTATCCGTCTATTACGATGCCAAAAGACCCTTCAGGTTCAACCCGGGCGACCGTCAGCGGCCTTCGAGCAACTGTCCTGCCTGATCCAGCAGCGCCAGCGGATCCTGGGCCTTGTGGATGTCCACCGAGAGCAGTTGGCGGAATTTGCGCGCCCCGGGAAAGCCGGTGCCCAGCCCCAGGATATGGCGCGTGATGTGGTGCATGGCGCCGCCCGCGGCCAGATGGCGAGCGATGTAAGGCCGCAGCTGCGCCAGCGCTTCGGCCCGGGAAATCACGGGTGCCGTGCTGCCGAACAGCTGCTGATCCACCTCGGCGAGCAGATAGGGGTTGTGATAGGCCTCGCGTCCCAGCATCACGCCATCGAAGGTCTGCAGGTGCTCATGGCAGGCCTCCAGGGTCTTGATGCCGCCGTTGAGGATGATTTCCAGCTCGGGGAAATCTGCCTTCAACCGTGCCGCCACGTCATAGCGCAGCGGAGGAATGTCGCGGTTCTCCTTCGGCGACAACCCTTCGAGAATCGCGATCCGTGCATGCACGGTAAAACTGGTACAGCCAGCCTCGCGTACCTGGCCGACGAAATCGCTCAGCTCTTCATAACTGTCGCGGCCATTGATGCCGATCCGATGCTTGACGGTCACCGGAATGCTCACCGCATCGCGCATCGCCTTCACGCAATCGGCCACCAGCCCCGGGTGCCCCATCAGGCACGCGCCGATCATATTGTTCTGCACCCGATCGCTCGGACAGCCGACGTTAAGGTTCACCTCATCGTAACCATGCTCCTGCGCCATCCGCGCACACGCCGCCAGGTCCGCCGGCGTACTGCCGCCCAGCTGCAACGCCAAGGGATGCTCGGACTCGTCATGCCGCAGAAAGCGCTCATGATCGCCATTGAGCAACGCCCCGGTGGTGACCATTTCGGTGTAGAGCAGGGCGTGCCTGGACAGCAGGCGCAGGAAGAAGCGGCAGTGCCTGTCGGTCCAATCCATCATGGGGGCAACACTAAAGCGCCGAGACAGCGTGGGCCTTGCGTTTACGGGGCTAAAGGTCTGTTTATCTAGCATTTTACTCAACGTGTTCTTGGCGTGTTTTCGGGCGTTTTCCGGCGTTTTTAAAGGCTCGGTGGTACGATGTACCACTTCAAAACTGACGCGTACCACTTTCAATATGGCGACTATCAGGGCAAGAAAACTGGCGGATGGGACTGTGAGCTACACGGCACAGATCCGCATCAAGCGCGACGGAGTGCAAGTCTACCAAGAGAGCCAGACCTTCGCCCGAAAACAGGCTGCTCAGGCTTGGGCACGCAAGCGCGGGTCGGAGCTGGATGAACCGGGTGCAATCGAGCGCGCAAACCGCAAGGGCGTCACGCTGAAAGATATGACCGATCGCTACCTGGTCGAAGTTGAGAAAGCCAAGCCGCTCGGCAAGACCAAGCGCGCCACACTTAATGCAATTGGCGAGACTTACCTGGGCAAGTTGACCGATACGGATATCAACACCCAGTGCCTGGTCGATTATGCACTTTGGCGAATGAGCGGGGAGGGCGGTGGCGTTCAGCCACAAACCGCTGGCAATGACCTGGCGCACCTCGGTGCAGTGCTGGCGATAGCCAAAGATGCATGGGGCTACCAAGTCGACCCGCTCGCCATGGGCGGTGCGCGGCGTGTATTACGCAAGCTGGGCTACAACCTGAAAAGCCGTGAGCGTGACCGCCGACCGACATTGGATGAGCTGGGACGGGTGCTGACGCACTACCAGGCCATGCAGGTGAGGCGCCCGACCGTCATAAATATGCTGAAGGTCGTGGGCTTCGCCCTGTTCTCCACGCGCCGGCTCGATGAAATAACCCGAATTCGCTGGGCAGACGTCGACGAGGCCGGCCACCGGGTGCTGGTGCGCGACATGAAAAACCCCGGGCAGAAGATCGGCAACGATGTTTGGTGCTACCTGCCGGACGAGGCGTGGCACATTCTCCAGTCGATGCCGAAGGCCGGCGAAGACATCTTCCCCTACAGCCCTGAGTCGATCTCCACGTCCTGGACGAAAGCCTGCAAGTTTTTGACCATCGCGGACCTGCACTTCCACGACCTCCGGCATGAAGGTGTCAGCCGCCTGTTCGAAATGGACTGGGATATTCCGCGTGTGGCGAGCGTTTCCGGCCACAGGGATTGGAATTCAATGAGGCGTTACACCCACCTTCGCGGTCGGGGCGACCGCTACGTGGGCTGGGAGTGGCACGAAAAGATTCTGAGGGCGCCCGTCCAACTGGGCGCCGCATCGCAGAAGTGGCTCAAACGGCGTGTTTTATCCCGTTGAGCTGGTTGTGCTCTTTAACCGCGGCTGCGCGCTGTAGGTCCAGGTACGCGGCCAGGTCGGTGAGGTGGATGCCCTTCGCCGACTTCTGGCTCGGCTCCAGGCGAGTGATGGGCAACTTGATCTGGCCGGTCATCACCTTGCGCTGGAACATGTCCGGCGTCAGATGCGTGAAGTAGTCCCGGCAAACCAGTTCCAACGAGATGACCGCCTGCCCGTCGTATTGGGCCATAAGAATGAAGGCTGTATTCATGGTCTGTCCTCAATCGCCGCAGAAGCAGGCAATAGCCTCGTCGTAATCGGCAAACATGTCGAATTGGGTATCGGAGTAGTCGAGCATCTGCTGGTAGCTGGGCCTGTCACTGCGGAAGCGGTCGCCGTCGCCGGTGAACTTGCCGCCGGACACCACCGAGCTTTCCATGCGCGCCCACCACTCGGCCTTGGGCCGGTCGCTGGCGATGATCGAATAGACCTGCTTGGCACCCTTCAGGAAACAAAGGTCGCAGTTGCCTTCCAGCGTCCTACCGTTCATCGTCGGTAGCATCAGGTCGAATGTTTGACTGGCCCAGAAGTCAGTCACGTCCTGCACGCCGACACCAGCGTCAGCCAGCGGCATCACCATGGTTGCCCACTTGCTTTCGCTGGTGCTTTTGCGGTGCCGGATCTTCACGACACGCCGCGGCTCATCCGCACGGATGCCTGTCATCATGTCCAACGGTGCTTCCTCGGTCGAAAGGCCCAGGCTGCGCAGGTACTTGTGAATGATGCGGATTTTCAGGTCGATGGTGCAGAACCGGGTGACCGGGTTGGGCAGGTATTTGCGTTTGCGGATCAAGGCTTCGAACGGCTCGCCTAAGCGGCTTGCGGAGACGTAATCCACCACCACAAAACCTGCCTCATCGTCCCGAAACTCCAGCCAGACAATCGGCACTGCCCAGCGCTCGGCACATTCCCGGACGAACTCCAGGGTGGCCGGGTGTTCTTTCCCTGTATTGGCAAAGGTAACGATCAGATCGCTCAGGTCCTCGTTGTTGTCCAGCACCAGGCGCAGCATGTAGGCACTGGTACGACCGCCGGAAAAGCTCACCACTGTCGGCCCGGATAATTTGTAGGGAGAAATTGAGTGCATAGCGGTTCTCCTTTTCACATCCGATACGATTGATGAGTGAACACTGACCTAGCCTTATGCTCTGCGGGTTCCGCATCATCGCCTTGGATCTCGCAAACGAACCGATGCCGCTTTCGGTTGGGCGCAGTCAGGGCCTTGGTCAGGCGAGGAATGACTAAGGCGCATTGCTCGTAGGCGTGAGGCCCGCTCCAGCTATCAGTTCTCACTACCTGGCAGTCCGCCCGGGACGCATCCGCGCACAGGTAAAGCAGGAGAAATACGGTCATACCGCCTCCTGCAGCTCGAGGCGGGGATTAACCGGCGTTGGGCTGATGACGGACGCCATACCCATGACTCGCATATCGCGATCATTCAGAGCCGGAAGCTGGTGCTCGGCCGGAGTCGATGGGAACAAATGGTTGGCTTGTACGAACGCCGAGAAGGCATCGTCGAAGTGAGCGGCGAGTACTTTGCGCAACGTGTCGTAGTGAAGCTCAAATTCAATAGCTTCTGACGGCGAGACTTCCACGCCAATTTTCTTGACCCTTCCCTTGCTGATATAGAGGCCGGGGGAGTCGGAGTTGCAGACCTTTGACATGATTTGCGCGGCCAGCTTTCGGTCGTACTTGGTTGAAATGGGAAACCAACGAATCTCGCGGCGGTCGTCGACCAGGTCGTCAATGCTCATTCCGTGACGCGCTAGGAGCTTTTCAAGCATTCGTTGGGCGTTGTCCTTTTCGCCACCTTCGCCTCGCTGTGCGAGGGCAAGCAACTTGCGTAGCTTGGCCTCAACTTTCGCATTGTCGCCGTGGGTTTTTGGTGCTTGCATGGTGCTTCTCCTTTCAGGCAGTGGGGAGTTGCAGCTCCCAGTG
This portion of the Pseudomonas sp. MRSN 12121 genome encodes:
- the dusA gene encoding tRNA dihydrouridine(20/20a) synthase DusA; translated protein: MLDKQTFSPVNARPTLSRRFSVAPMMDWTDRHCRFFLRLLSRHALLYTEMVTTGALLNGDHERFLRHDESEHPLALQLGGSTPADLAACARMAQEHGYDEVNLNVGCPSDRVQNNMIGACLMGHPGLVADCVKAMRDAVSIPVTVKHRIGINGRDSYEELSDFVGQVREAGCTSFTVHARIAILEGLSPKENRDIPPLRYDVAARLKADFPELEIILNGGIKTLEACHEHLQTFDGVMLGREAYHNPYLLAEVDQQLFGSTAPVISRAEALAQLRPYIARHLAAGGAMHHITRHILGLGTGFPGARKFRQLLSVDIHKAQDPLALLDQAGQLLEGR
- a CDS encoding site-specific integrase; translated protein: MATIRARKLADGTVSYTAQIRIKRDGVQVYQESQTFARKQAAQAWARKRGSELDEPGAIERANRKGVTLKDMTDRYLVEVEKAKPLGKTKRATLNAIGETYLGKLTDTDINTQCLVDYALWRMSGEGGGVQPQTAGNDLAHLGAVLAIAKDAWGYQVDPLAMGGARRVLRKLGYNLKSRERDRRPTLDELGRVLTHYQAMQVRRPTVINMLKVVGFALFSTRRLDEITRIRWADVDEAGHRVLVRDMKNPGQKIGNDVWCYLPDEAWHILQSMPKAGEDIFPYSPESISTSWTKACKFLTIADLHFHDLRHEGVSRLFEMDWDIPRVASVSGHRDWNSMRRYTHLRGRGDRYVGWEWHEKILRAPVQLGAASQKWLKRRVLSR
- a CDS encoding pyocin activator PrtN family protein, with product MNTAFILMAQYDGQAVISLELVCRDYFTHLTPDMFQRKVMTGQIKLPITRLEPSQKSAKGIHLTDLAAYLDLQRAAAVKEHNQLNGIKHAV
- a CDS encoding phosphoadenosine phosphosulfate reductase family protein, which produces MHSISPYKLSGPTVVSFSGGRTSAYMLRLVLDNNEDLSDLIVTFANTGKEHPATLEFVRECAERWAVPIVWLEFRDDEAGFVVVDYVSASRLGEPFEALIRKRKYLPNPVTRFCTIDLKIRIIHKYLRSLGLSTEEAPLDMMTGIRADEPRRVVKIRHRKSTSESKWATMVMPLADAGVGVQDVTDFWASQTFDLMLPTMNGRTLEGNCDLCFLKGAKQVYSIIASDRPKAEWWARMESSVVSGGKFTGDGDRFRSDRPSYQQMLDYSDTQFDMFADYDEAIACFCGD
- a CDS encoding DUF2786 domain-containing protein, with the protein product MQAPKTHGDNAKVEAKLRKLLALAQRGEGGEKDNAQRMLEKLLARHGMSIDDLVDDRREIRWFPISTKYDRKLAAQIMSKVCNSDSPGLYISKGRVKKIGVEVSPSEAIEFELHYDTLRKVLAAHFDDAFSAFVQANHLFPSTPAEHQLPALNDRDMRVMGMASVISPTPVNPRLELQEAV